Part of the Benincasa hispida cultivar B227 chromosome 11, ASM972705v1, whole genome shotgun sequence genome, TGTAATAGACTACTATATGTTATCAAGTTTATCGCAGATAGTAAAACTgttttatatttgtaaatattttggttcattctcttatatttaaaaataatcttatataatataatatatgatgatAACTAAAgcattcaaataatatatactTTACCAAACATGTAGCTTTAATGATTGTATCAGCATCGTAGTCAAAATGTTGTCCATCATCATCTTCAACAGTTGAAATCATTACATCCATGAAGTCTTGTTCTTCCATATCCCCTTTATTGCAATAATCTCTCCTCTCTCGATGTTGTTGGAGGAATATGTGAAATGCCTCGTCTAATATTTGTGCATTCTTCTTCATGGCTTCTTCATGTCCTCCTATGTCCAACCAACTCAGAAATGGATACGATTCTGAAGGAATGAATTTTCCAAAGAATTCAAAGAAACCCTCTAACGCCTTTCGCCATTTTTCTCTGCCCCCAAGGTCATTGAAGGCGGTGGCAAATCGCTTCCCAATCACCATCTTCAACATGGTGTCGAGGGTTATGTCTACAAACCACCTCTTCATTTCCACCACAACTTTTTCACTTTTCTTACTGTTTTCGAGCACATATAACTCGTGGAGTTCCTTCATCCATCTATGAACCTCAAATGATCTAATGCGTTCGAGTTGCTCAGTGCGTCGATTTGTGAAGAGTCCAAGCGTGGCTAATTTGCGTACATGGCGCCAATATGGATTGTATGGGCTGAACGCCATCATGGCGTAGTCATAAGCAAGAAGCTTTGACGCAAGCAGCTTTGGACGAGACGCAAATATTCTATCGTTTGTAGTAAAACACTCCATTGCTATTTTCCAATTGCTCACAATCAAAGCTTTTTTCCTACCAAACCTAAACGTGAATATTGGCCCATACGCATCCGCCATTTTGGACAACGTCTTGTGAGTTGGCTCCTCTGTATTGAGTAGATGGAGGTGGCCAATCACCGGCCAAGCGCCATCGGCTTCCGGTGGGAGCCTCTTCCGTTGACCGACGGATCTCCGGGAAATAATGAAAATAGcgaagaaaaagaagacaagGGCAAAGAATATTCCGGTGACGGCGTGAGGCTGTTCCATTTCTGCTTCTCTAAATAATGTTCTTAAGCTTCAGGGTCTGGAGAATCAAGTGCTGCAAAGGGTTAGTTTATTTAAGAAGCCACATATCTTTATGGactccaaaattaaattaaatggagctttttcttcttcttttataatttgtttttttactttttttacaTACGGTCGACAAAACTTTAATTACTCTGCAATAATTGATCTTCAACCTGGTCAAGAAAGGAAAAGTACAATTCATcttgaattaaattcatatctTAGCTTTTTTAACGAGGATAGAAAATGAGTGGAAACTAAGGCCAGTTGGGATTAATTTAGGGAAAAAACTGTTgttcaaaaatttaattttatttccacATTCGTTATAGAAACGGATTAAGCCAACTCATTTTAATTACAACGACAGACATAAAAGAAAGCAACAACTCTCACATGACCATGTTGCTTGCCTTCAGCAATCAGGAAGGAAACTTTAAAAAGACCAACACCTTCATCATTTAATAGATCAACAACCTTCAAACAATTTGACTCAATTAAGGTATTTAGGATCAGAAGAGAAAACATACTCTAAAGTCCCTTGCTTGAAAAATGGATCTTTACGTTCTTGCAACGGAGTATGAACTTCAAACTAGTGAATTGAACATGCTCCAAGTGGACTCGAATTCCCATCCCAAGGCGCCCGAGTTGGAAGCAGAGTATCAAATAGCATCAGTATCCAATTTCAATAAGAAGAAGCAAGAGGTTGCCAACCAGATTCCACATCCAATAGTTACCTTATTTATcgattaaaggaaaataaaataggGCACAAAAATATGGATACTTTTATAACACTTAgcttaaatattttcaaataaaaatgaaataaatctGCTAGTTTAGAGACAAAAATTGGACATttttgttaaggatgttaaggATGCCAACACATAAAATACAGTCTTGCCTCTCTACCAAAAGAATAGGGCTTACCAAAGGAATATGTTGGTTACAACAACATATCTAACCATTTGTTTTGTTGAGTTATTTTTGCATTCCCGAATTAAGGAttccatattgtataaataaatCACCTATGTACATTTCAATATACAAGAAATTATAAAGGAAAAGTTGGCTTGTTACTGTCGTATACTATCTGAGTTATCATCTGCCCGATTGAAACTATCGTTTATCTTTTCTGATACTATCTTCTACCTCCTGAtgctatcgtctacacgatatcgtctacctcctgacgcaatcgtctacacgatatcatctatcgtctacctcctgaCGCTATCGTCAACACGATATCAtctatcgtctacctcctgaCGCTATTGTCTACACGATATCGCCTATCTCTTGAAGTTGTCGTCTACCGGTGAGAACATACCGACTGGATCAACTGGAGCAGGAGCTGCTCTGCACAGCACAGAAGGAAGCTCCGGCAGTGGTGCTTCCAGCTCGTCGATAGCACTTGAGGTAAATCCTCAATACAAAGCGTTGATGGCTATAGATCAACTTCTCCTCGGTTGGCTGTATAACTCCATGATACCAGAAGTTGCCATTCAATTGATGGGATGTGAATGTGTAAAGGATCTGCGGACCAgcattcaacaactctttggtGTTCAGTCTAGGGCTGAAGAAGATTATTTGACATATGTGTTTCAAACAACCAGAAAAGGTAATTTGAAAATCGAAGAGTACCTTCGAACTATGAAAATGAATTCTGACAATCTCGAGCAAGCTGGTAGTCCCGTGCCACCAAGAGCTCTTGTTTCACAGGTACTACTAGGACTTGATGAAGAGTAAAATGTCATTGTGGACATGATCCAAAGGAGAGCGGACATGTCATGGCTAGATATGCAGTCAGAACTTCTTCTATATGAAAGAAGATTGGAACATCAGTCAAACCAAAAGACGACAGTAGGCTTCAACCAAGTCAGTAATGCATCAGTGAATATGACAAACACTAGACATGTCAACAAAAACAACAAGACCAATAGCAGCAATAAGTCTACTGGGGGAGGACAACAAGGCGGTGGTGGCAATGGCAGAGGTCGAGGCAGGGGAAGAAACAACAACAAACCTATGTGTCAAGTCTATGGGAAGGTGGGACACATAGCGTTCTACTGCTTCAACAGGTATAACAGAGATTTTGTTCCCAATTCTCCCCAAAACAAGGGACAACCCTTCTCCAATAACCAGACCAAAAACACATAATCTCACCCAACAGCCCTAGCCACTGCTTATGGAAGTAACCCTTTTCTGACAAGATAAGAAAACACGACTGATGCAAATTGGTATGCTGACAGTGGTACCTCCAATCATGTTACCTCAGACTTCAACAATCTTGGCAATCTGATTGAATACTCAGGTACTAAAGTAGTCATTGTAGCTAATGGTAATACTCTAGAAATTTCTCATGTTGGAACTGCATGTCTGTCTAGTGATGCCTGCAATTTGAAACTGAATGATATGTTATGTGTGTCTGCCATAGCAAAAAGTTTGGTCAGTATATCTAAGCTAACAAAAGATAATAACGTGTTTATTAAATTTCACACGGATTACTGTCTTGTTAAGGACAAGGGTACGAGACAAACAGTAATGAAGGGAATGCTTAAAGATGGACTATATCAGTTAAGGGTGTAGAAGCCGGCTCAAAGTCAGTAGGAAACGGAGTACCATCACAACCAGTGCACAAGAATAAAGATCTATCTGCTCTTAGCATATCTTCGAAGCATAGGGTGTCTAAGGTTACATGGCATAGAAGGCTTGGCCATCCTTTGTAAAAAACACTAGAGTTTATTATCAAAGGTTGTAATCTCCCTATGTTATCTAATGAAGAGCTCAAATTTTGTGATTCTTGTAGCTATGGAAAATCGTATTTTTTTAGCCTTCCCTAACTCTAACTCAAGAGCATCTGCATCTTTTGAACTTATACATATTGATTTGTGGGTTCAAGCTCCTCTCTTGTCTACAGATGGGTACAAGTATTATGCTATCTTTGTTGATGATCATAGTAGGTACATATGGATCTATCCTCTGAGGTTAAAAAGTGACACATTAACAGCTTTTCAACACTTTCTCATCATGATACAAACTCAGTTCAATACACTGATCAAGTCCGTACAGTCGGATAATGGTGGATAATTTGTTAAGATACAGAAATTCTGTCATCAGCTTGGCATTGCATCCAAGTACACCTGTCCGTATACGTTAGCACAAAATGGAAGGGCTGAGAGGAAGTACAGACACATAATGAAGATAGGGCTAACCCTACTAGCCCAAGCACATCTTTCCTTACATCATTGATGGGATGCCTTCTTATACTCAACTCTGTTGATTAATGGCCTTCCCACCCATATCCTAAATGGATAGTCTCCAATGGAAGTGATGTTAAAAAAGAAGCTCAGGTTCGAGGAGCTTCGAATATTTGGGTGTGCATGTTTCCCCTGCTTGAGACGGTACAATTCACATAAGTTAAGCTATCGCACAGAGAAGTGCATCTATCTCGGTTCGACTGTGAATCACGAAGGCTATAAATTCCTCAACCCTAGTGGTAGGCTATTCATCTCTTGGCATGTTGTGTTTGATGAAACTGACTTTCCTTGTCAGGTGTCTTCTTCAGCTTGCAGACCAGCCAAGCAAGCAGTTGCCATCCACCCGGTTTCCTGGCTGCCCTTCAGTCAGGACACACCACACAATGACTCTATGTCCTCTACGTCCACCACCTCACCCTCATCAATTGTCAGAATAACCCACACCCAATCATCAACTAATACCTCTACAGACGGCCCAacctttccaccttcttcttttgaTTGTCTACCCACCAATTGTGTacccaacgatcatttaccccCATCGTCTAGTGTCTAGCCCACTGATCGTCTACCCACCAGTTGTTTACCCAGCGATCACTCACCCAACGATTATTCACCTACTGATAATTTATccagcgatcgtttaccctCATCGTGTAATGTCTAGCCCACTGATCGTCTACCCACTGATAGTTTacccaacgatcatttacccaacgatcgtgtacccaatgatcgtttacccaGCGATCGTTTACCCATCACACACTTACCCATTGATCGTGTACCCACCGATCGTTTACCACCTAAACTACATTTCCTGCCACCCAACCAATAGACGTTCACCTTTGTTGTTCACTTTCACCGATACTGTTCCACACCTTCCATGTCTACTCATCCATGATTACCCGAGGAAAGGCAGACATCTTCAAACCCAAAATACTATCCTCCCAAACCCAAAAAGACTGGTCCCTAATCGAACCTACTCGAGTCAGTGATTGCGCTCAAAAACCACGTAAGTGGAAAAATAGCAATGAGTGATGATTTTCAagcattaatgaaaaatcagaCCTGGACTTTGGTTCCTCCATCACCGTCAATGAACGTTATTGGCAATAAATGGGTATTCAGAATCAAACGGAGTCCTAATGGCTCCATTCTATGCTACAGGGCACGTCTCATAGCAAAAAGGCTTCCGTCAAAACCCGAGCATTGATTTCTTTGAGACGTTTAGTCTAGTGGTAAAGGCATCCACCATCTGGATCTCATTAGCCTTACGTATCCAAAGGTGGCAACTAAGACAGTTAGATTTCAATAACGCCTTCCTTAACGAGTCCTCACTAAAAGAAGTTACATGTGCCAACTGCAAGGATTTGTTGACCTCAACTGCCAAATCATGTTTGTCGCTTACACAAGGCCATATTATGGCCTCAAACAAGTGCCAAGGGCCTGGAACAACACACAACTGAAAAAACACTATGTAGCTAGGGCTTTCAGAATGCTAAGTCTGATAAATCTCTCTTCATATATCTGCCTTGATACTCTTActagtatatgttgatgatgtaaTTATCACCAGCACCGATCAACGGGTAATCCAACAAAGCTTGTAATAGCCTTAGACTCCAAGTTTTCTTTAAAGGATCTTGGCCAACTCCATTACTTCCTTGGAGTCCAACTGTACAATGTCCCCAATGGAGTTCTACTGAATCAGGAAAGTATGTCGAGGACCTACTTCACTGCCTTGACCTTAGAGATCTAAATCCGACACCCTCTCCAAGTGTTCTAAACAAGCCAACTCACCATCTCTGATGGCACTCTCCTGACAATC contains:
- the LOC120090156 gene encoding cytochrome P450 CYP82D47-like, with the protein product MEQPHAVTGIFFALVFFFFAIFIISRRSVGQRKRLPPEADGAWPVIGHLHLLNTEEPTHKTLSKMADAYGPIFTFRFGRKKALIVSNWKIAMECFTTNDRIFASRPKLLASKLLAYDYAMMAFSPYNPYWRHVRKLATLGLFTNRRTEQLERIRSFEVHRWMKELHELYVLENSKKSEKVVVEMKRWFVDITLDTMLKMVIGKRFATAFNDLGGREKWRKALEGFFEFFGKFIPSESYPFLSWLDIGGHEEAMKKNAQILDEAFHIFLQQHRERRDYCNKGDMEEQDFMDVMISTVEDDDGQHFDYDADTIIKATCLNVILGGFDTTSITMIWALSLLLNNEDALKKAQLELDEQIGRERQVKETDVKNLIYLQAIVKETLRLYPAGPLLIPHESIEDCTISGYHISRGTRLIVNAQKLQKDPLIWEHASEFRPERFLTSQKYIDVRGQSPQLIPFGNGRRMCPAISSALQIIHITLANLLHGFKVDRPSEELLDMEESPGLANGRKAPLEVVLTPRLPAQVYE